The Corythoichthys intestinalis isolate RoL2023-P3 chromosome 1, ASM3026506v1, whole genome shotgun sequence genome has a segment encoding these proteins:
- the cdkl5 gene encoding cyclin-dependent kinase-like 5, with product MNKFEVLGIVGEGAYGVVLKCRHKETNELVAIKKFKDSEENEEVKETTLRELKMLRTLKQDNIVELKEAFRRRGKLYLVFEYVERNMLELLEEVPNGAAPDKVRSYIYQLIKAINWCHKNEIVHRDIKPENLLISSEDVLKLCDFGFARNLSEGTDANYTEYVATRWYRSPELLLGAPYGKAVDMWSVGCILGELSDGQPLFPGESEIDQLFTIQKVLGPLPAEQMKLFYNNPRFHGIRFPSVTHPQTLERRYQGILSGLMLDLMKNLLLLNPTERYLTEQSLNHPAFQPLRQVERERPPPASPNPPRSSKRKTHHHGENTVPTRSHTKSSSQRRSSSKECSSLPRHGDLHHLGNENFLNGNKPPSSLSPTLHPKSQYLSQTLNRSASSNKDLANNNLPHLLSPKEIKNKPEFDFNLVPSPKLPEQGHGAKYGHSKSSSSSRSQQQQQQQQQQQQQQGGRHTFLESKNNTLQSGGEKQHGRHSHSVADSAHGSMSSSSKSSASYLSLSKSHSALSDAKSIGNLSDGRLHPDDPNSNATAPVGPSARFFPASCLDLNAPSGAPGPPGSPSARHSDRSGHSPASRGSGNVRMESSTLDSSSRHKSRHKPMAPEEAKAPEILDPGGSAMPATHTLPSPHDSYHYGLGYSSPFSSQQRPQRHSMYVRRERHRPHGVDAGMAGLPPPGQAIPTRASSLQLLSPQLQHRTTLTGHSVSSSREDCTDGMTRGEQSPKDMSHPCVPIKDSTRDNTAAFHSQRPPKNEVGMYHDPHGEDGVSSKENRMIFTESMPRRVGSFYRVPSPRPDNSSSFHEGVGQGRGPIVPVVPGNPVSMANHSKRQTAFDWSAAEAMVMNPPEPAKEKEKQGFFRAIKKKKKKTQITDMADGRNPSIRKSLFPLFSSKNSIKHNSAVKVLPVVPSPMLQQQPPPPPYPGTTGPVNTQEHLSLQRGSKSSSHHGSRRKNRERSRDRDREREQSRERERDRERERGRERLNDWPTEKTADSHSQSQPLKSLRRLLHLSPSPNQGQPPAPPPPPADLRFQPPLPNPPPPAKAAYTEGRGHSESRGHSGASGSSQAKSRKASYPLPGQLESAWHVSALQRAEGAQFTAEQLGIKSGQNGPTFTRASRTRMPNLNDLKETAL from the exons GAAACAAATGAGCTGGTTGCTATTAAGAAGTTCAAAGACAGTGAAG AAAATGAAGAGGTTAAAGAGACAACCCTTCGGGAGCTGAAGATGCTTCGCACGCTGAAGCAGGACAACATCGTCGAACTGAAGGAAGCCTTTCGCCGCAGGGGGAAGCTCTACCTCGTCTTTGAATATGTCGAGAGG AACATGCTGGAGCTGTTGGAAGAAGTTCCTAACGGTGCAGCACCAGATAAAGTGCGAAGCTACATCTACCAGCTAATCAAAGCCATCAACTGGTGTCACAAGAATGAGATTGTGCACAGAG ATATCAAACCTGAGAACCTGCTCATCAGCTCCGAGGATGTCCTCAAGCTCTGTGACTTTG GTTTTGCTCGTAACTTGTCTGAAGGAACGGATGCCAACTACACCGAGTACGTGGCCACGAGGTGGTACCGCTCACCTGAGTTGCTGCTTGG GGCTCCCTATGGCAAGGCGGTGGACATGTGGTCAGTGGGGTGCATCCTCGGGGAGCTGAGTGATGGGCAGCCCTTGTTTCCAGGAGAAAGCGAGATTGATCAG ctATTCACTATTCAGAAAGTCCTTGGACCACTTCCTGCTGAGCAGATGAAACTCTTCTACAACAACCCTCGCTTTCATGGAATCAGG tTTCCCTCAGTCACTCATCCTCAGACACTGGAAAGGCGGTACCAAGGCATTTTAAGCGGTTTGATGTTGGATCTTATGAAG AACCTGCTGCTTCTCAACCCTACTGAGCGCTATCTGACTGAGCAAAGTCTGAATCATCCTGCCTTCCAGCCACTGAGGCAGGTGGAGAGAGAGAGACCGCCACCTGCCTCGCCAAATCCACCTCGCTCTTCCAAGAGGAAAACCCACCATCATGGAGAAAACACAGTCCCCACAAG GAGCCACACCAAGAGTTCAAGCCAACGCCGCTCCAGCAGCAAAGAATGTTCAAGTCTTCCACGTCATGGAGACCTTCATCACCTTGGCAATGAGAATTTCCTCAACGGTAACAAACCCCCATCAAGTTTAAGTCCAACACTCCACCCCAAGAGTCAGTATCTTTCCCAGACACTAAATCGCTCTGCCTCGTCAAACAAAGATCTCGCCAATAACAACCTACCGCATCTCCTCAGTCCGAAAGAAATCAAAAACAAACCTGAGTTTGATTTCAATTTGGTACCTTCACCCAAGTTGCCAGAACAGGGGCACGGTGCAAAGTATGGCCACAGCAAGTCCAGTAGTTCCTCTCGATCtcagcagcaacaacaacaacagcagcagcagcagcagcagcaaggtGGGCGCCACACCTTCCTGGAAAGCAAGAACAACACCTTACAGTCAGGAGGAGAAAAACAACACGGCAGACACTCCCACAGCGTGGCGGACTCAGCTCACGGGTCAATGTCATCGTCGTCCAAAAGCTCGGCCTCTTATCTCAGCTTGTCCAAAAGCCACAGTGCTCTGAGTGATGCCAAATCCATTGGGAACCTCAGTGATGGTCGACTTCACCCTGACGACCCAAACTCAAATGCAACAGCGCCGGTGGGGCCCAGCGCACGTTTCTTCCCTGCCAGTTGTCTTGACCTCAATGCCCCCTCGGGGGCCCCGGGACCGCCTGGTAGCCCGTCGGCACGACACAGCGATCGCTCCGGGCACAGCCCCGCATCCCGTGGTAGCGGCAACGTCCGAATGGAGAGCAGCACGCTGGACTCATCCTCCAGACACAAGTCCAGACATAAACCAATGGCTCCAG AGGAAGCCAAGGCTCCAGAAATTTTAGATCCTGGGGGTTCAGCGATGCCTGCCACCCACACACTGCCATCCCCACATGATTCGTACCATTATGGCCTGGGTTACTCGTCCCCATTCTCCTCCCAGCAACGGCCTCAACGTCACTCCATGTACGTGAGGAGAGAACGCCACCGACCTCATGGCGTAGATGCTGGAATGGCAGGCTTGCCCCCTCCAGGTCAAGCGATACCAACACGAGCTTCTAGCTTGCAGCTCCTTTCACCGCAGCTTCAGCACAGGACAACCCTCACTGGACACTCAGTGAGCTCCTCTAGGGAagactgcacagatggcatgaCCAGG GGCGAGCAGTCACCCAAAGACATGAGCCACCCTTGTGTTCCTATCAAAGATTCAACAAGGGACAACACTGCAGCTTTTCATTCTCAACGACCGCCCAAAAATGAG GTTGGTATGTATCACGATCCTCATGGAGAGGATGGCGTGTCCTCAAAGGAGAACCGTATGATCTTCACTGAGTCGATGCCTCGAAGAGTTGGCAGTTTCTACAGAG TGCCATCTCCAAGACCAGATAACTCATCGTCTTTCCATGAGGGTGTTGGGCAGGGTCGGGGACCAATCGTACCCGTTGTCCCCGGTAACCCTGTTTCTATGGCCAATCACTCCAAACGCCAGACTGCCTTTGACTG GAGCGCTGCTGAAGCAATGGTGATGAATCCTCCAGAGCCTGCCAAAGAGAAGGAAAAGCAAGGCTTCTTCAGAgccattaaaaagaaaaagaagaaaacacaaata ACCGACATGGCGGACGGGAGGAACCCCAGTATCAGGAAAAGCCTCTTCCCACTCTTCAGCTCCAAGAACAGCATCAAGCACAACTCAGCTGTCAAAGTCCTTCCTGTCGTGCCCTCGCCGATGCTGCAACAGCAGCCTCCGCCACCGCCGTATCCTGGTACAACG GGACCAGTGAACACACAAGAGCATTTGTCACTGCAGAGGGGCTCCAAGTCATCCTCTCACCACGGAAGCCGTCGGAAGAACCGAGAGCGATCTCGAGACAGAGACAGGGAACGAGAGCAGAGCCGAGAGCGGGAACGAGACCGGGAAAGAGAAAGAGGGCGAGAGAGGCTGAATGACTGGCCTACAGAAAAAACGGCGGACTCGCATTCTCAG AGCCAACCGCTGAAGTCGCTTCGCAGGCTCCTTCACCTTTCTCCGTCTCCAAACCAAGGCCAGCCCCCTGCTCCACCTCCTCCTCCAGCAGACCTGCGCTTCCAGCCCCCCCTCCCCAACCCCCCTCCGCCAGCTAAAGCAGCCTACACTGAGGGCAGGGGGCATTCCGAGAGCCGGGGCCACTCCGGGGCCAGCGGGTCGTCGCAGGCCAAGAGTCGTAAGGCCAGCTACCCGCTGCCGGGCCAGCTAGAGTCTGCCTGGCACGTGTCGGCACTGCAACGGGCCGAGGGCGCGCAGTTCACGGCTGAACAGCTGGGCATCAAATCGGGGCAGAATGGACCCACATTTACCCGTGCCTCCCGCACCAGAATGCCAAacctcaatgacctgaaagagaCGGCGCTCTAG